GCCGGGCGTGACTGGAGCGGGATCGTGGGCGTGGACCAGGAGGGCGGGCTCGTGGCCCGCGTGCAGGAGCCGCTCGTCGAGTGGCCGACGCCGATGAGCTACGGCGCGGCCGCGGCGGGCTCGGAGGGCCCGGCCGAGGACGGGGCGGGCGCGACGGGACTGGCGGCGCGCGGGCACCGGCTCATGGGCGCGCAGCTGGCCGAGCTGGGCTTCACGACGGACTTCGCGCCGAGCATCGACGTCACCGTGGGCGAGGCGGACCCGACCATCGGCGCCCGGGCGTTCTCCTCCGACCCGGCCGTCGTCGGCGAGCTCGGCGCGGCGGCCACGCGGGGCCTGCTGCACGCCGGCCTGCTCCCGGCGCCCAAGCACTTCCCGGGCCACGGCTCCGTCACCGAGGACTCGCACGTGATCGCGCCGGTGCAGGACGCCACCGCCGCACAGCTGCGGGAGCGGGACTGGCGCCCCTTCGCGGCGCTGCTGGGCGGCCCGACGGCGGTCGGGGCCTCCGGCGCCCACACGCCGATGGTGATGATGGGCCACATCGTGGTGCCGGAGCTGGAGGAGGACGTGCCGGCGTCGGTGTCCGCCCCCGCGTACGAGGCCCTGCGCGGCCTCGGCGGGCCGGAGGGTGCCGGCTACGACGGCGTGGTGGTGACCGACGCGCTCAACATGGGCGCGCTCGTGGAGCGCTACGGCCCGGACGAGGCCCCCGTGCGGGCGCTCGCGGCCGGGGCCGACCTGCTGCTGATGCCCTCCTCGGTGCCGGGGGCGCGGGACGCGATCGTCGAGGCCGTGGAGTCCGGCGAGGTGCCCGCGGAACGGCTCGAGGAGGCCGCCCGGCGCGTGGTGACGATGCTGATGTGGCGCGACCGGCTGGCCGGGGAACTCGAGGCCGCCGGACCGGAGGAGGTGGCCGCGTCGCTGGGCGGCGGGACCGGGGAGGCCGGGGACCCTGCCCAGGACGCGGCGGACGTCTCGCGCGAGGTCTCCGCGGCGGCGGTGACGGTCGTCGAGGGCACGTGCGGGGATCCGCTCGTGACCGACTCCCTGCAGGTCACCGGCGGCGACCCGCGGGACCGGCAGCGCCTGGAGCAGGCGGCGCGGGAGGCCGGCCTGGTGGTCGGCAGCGGCCCGGTGGTGAACCTCGTGGGCTCGGCGCGCGGGGCCGGCCGCGGGGACGTGGTGGTGGCCCTGGACGCGCCCTTCGGGCTGGCCCGGTCCTCCGTGTCCCCGGACGGCGCGCTGGTCGCGCTCTACGGGCGCACGCCCGGGGCGTTCGCGGCCCTCGTGGAGGTGCTGCGCGGCGAGGCCGAGGCGACGGGCGCCCTGCCCGTGGACGTGGGGGACTGGCCCGCGGGCACGGGCTGCTGACGCCGGGACGTCCTCCCGGCGACGTCCCGGCGACGTCCCGGCGGCGGCTCAGCCCTGGCGGCGGGCCCGGAAGATCCCGAACGCGGCGACGCACAGCCCCACGAACGAGGCGCCGAGGGCCACGAGCGGCCCCGTCAGCGGCACCCAGACCACGTCCCGGCGCACCGCGCGGGCGGTCTCGGAGTCCGAGAGCAGGTCGCCGCCGCCGAGGGTGAAGGTCCCGGCCACGAACACCTGCGCGACCACCGTGATGATCAGCAGCAGCGCCGCGAGCACGCCCACGGCCATGGACGCGTAGAGCAGCACCTTGCACCACAGCGGGGCGGACTGCGCCTGGCGGGCGGCGTGCGAGCCGCGGCCCACGACGCCGGCCGCGGACCGGGCGGTCCGGTCGCCGGTCGGTGCGCCCTCCCGGGACCGGGCGGAGCCGCCGTCGCCGGCCGACCGGCCCCCCTCGGAGGCGCCGTCGGCGTCCTCGGGGTGCCCCTCCTCGTCCCAGGGGTCCTCCTCGAAGCGCCCGATGAGGTCGAAGCGATGATCGTGCTGGGGGTCGGGCTCGGGGCCACGGTCGGCATCGGCGCCGTGGCGGTCGTCGCGAGCGGAGTCGGGCAGGGACGGGCGGGACTCGGGTCGACGGGACATGTTTCCAGCGTACCGCCGGTACCGTGGACGGGTGCCTTCCTCCACAGCCCCCGTCCCGTCGTCCGCCGCCGAGGGGAGCCCCGGCCGCGACGCCACCGTGCTGGCCCCCGTGCTGACCCCGGAGGGCTGGCGGCTGCTGAACTCGCTGGAGGACTACCGCGAGTCCGAGGCGCTCGCGGTGTCCACCCGGCTGCGCGCCGAGGGCCACGCCCCGGAGCTCGTCTCCGCCGTGCTCACCCAGCTCAAG
This genomic window from Citricoccus sp. SGAir0253 contains:
- a CDS encoding glycoside hydrolase family 3 N-terminal domain-containing protein; translation: MTDSAHRSCPPTARPPHDPSAAGPTTAPGTARDGSARTPRGARRVVRAVAAAGAVLLAATACTATPPGTDGSGTGTGAPSSGPAGATGTGEATPEPTPLQAALGAPSQQTERAAREAVAGMSVEEQAGQVLVGQLGAEGTDPASVRELNLGGVIVMGDAVPVAPDGTDDVDALAAELDETRTALEAGRDWSGIVGVDQEGGLVARVQEPLVEWPTPMSYGAAAAGSEGPAEDGAGATGLAARGHRLMGAQLAELGFTTDFAPSIDVTVGEADPTIGARAFSSDPAVVGELGAAATRGLLHAGLLPAPKHFPGHGSVTEDSHVIAPVQDATAAQLRERDWRPFAALLGGPTAVGASGAHTPMVMMGHIVVPELEEDVPASVSAPAYEALRGLGGPEGAGYDGVVVTDALNMGALVERYGPDEAPVRALAAGADLLLMPSSVPGARDAIVEAVESGEVPAERLEEAARRVVTMLMWRDRLAGELEAAGPEEVAASLGGGTGEAGDPAQDAADVSREVSAAAVTVVEGTCGDPLVTDSLQVTGGDPRDRQRLEQAAREAGLVVGSGPVVNLVGSARGAGRGDVVVALDAPFGLARSSVSPDGALVALYGRTPGAFAALVEVLRGEAEATGALPVDVGDWPAGTGC